The Pungitius pungitius chromosome 10, fPunPun2.1, whole genome shotgun sequence genome has a window encoding:
- the mettl5 gene encoding rRNA N6-adenosine-methyltransferase METTL5, producing MMKPKALESHLQQVDSFKKPKILLEQYPTSPHIAAHMLYTIQSTFNDIEGKLVADLGCGCGVLSIGTAMLNAGLCVGFDIDNDALDIFRINAEEFEISNVDLVQCDLCSLEEGAYANTFDTVIMNPPFGTKHNQGIDMKFLSIASTMAKTVYSLHKTATRKHIQKKANDLGMKMEVIAVLRYDLPASYKFHKKKTVDIQVDFIRFSKA from the exons ATGATGAAACCGAAAGCGTTAGAGAGTCATTTACAACAAGTGGACTCGTTTAAAAAGCCGAAAATCCTTCTTGAGCAATATCCGACCAGTCCTCATATAGCTG cacacatgcTGTATACAATCCAGAGCACGTTTAATGACATTGAGGGTAAGCTAGTTGCAGATCTGGGATGTGGCTGTGGAGTCCTCAGCATTGGGACAGCGATGCTTAATGCAGG TTTGTGCGTCGGCTTCGACATTGACAACGACGCACTGGACATATTCAGAATCAATGCAGAGGAATTTGAGATTTCTAACGTGGACCTGGTCCAATGTGACCTTTGTTCTCTGGAGGAAGGTGCTTACGCGAATACATTTGACACTGTAATAATGAATCCACCATttggaacaaaacacaaccagg GGATAGACATGAAGTTCTTATCAATTGCGTCAACCATGGCCAAGACAGTCTATTCACTTCATAAGACTGCAACACGCAAG CACATTCAAAAGAAAGCGAACGACTTGGGAATGAAGATGGAAGTAATAGCAG TACTGAGATACGACTTGCCAGCATCTTACAAGTTCCACAAAAAGAAGACG GTTGACATCCAGGTGGACTTCATAAGATTCTCCAAAGCCTGA
- the ssb gene encoding lupus La protein has protein sequence MAEKQEEMSPVELKVARQIEYYFGDHNLPRDKFLKEQLQLDDGWVTLETMLKFNRLKCLTTETSVIVEALQKSKTGILEISEDKTKVRRSPNKPLPEVNDDYKDALKQKSVYMKGFPLDTSLDEIQEWLNPKGTIENIQMRRTLQRQFKGSVFICFDTEESSKLFLERSDIKSFKDNEMLVLSREAYHVKKTEERKQLKAETKAKAKQNVEQQQKNAEDKEMGLLLDEQTGCLLKFSGELEDVSREDFHELFSGHGKIKWVNFTRGAKEGTLLFDGNAKVAFDKAKEASGGELKIKDNSVNWQVLDGDEEKDELKNIIDAQQESYNRSKNRVSRGRSGGRGRGRGGRGRGRGGGRDGRDQGRSQYKGKKMKFESDDEDNDEKPVVPKRELEDNDGPAAKVPKTENGS, from the exons ATGGCAGAAAAGCAAGAAGAGATGTCTCCAGTTGAGCTGAAAGTGGCCCGACAAATTGAG TACTACTTTGGGGATCACAATCTTCCTCGAGACAAGTTTCTCAAAGAGCAATTGCAACTTGATGATGGCTGGGTGACTTTGGAGACGATGCTCAAATTCAACAG ACTGAAGTGTTTAACTACAGAAACCAGCGTTATTGTTGAAGCTCTCCAGAAATCCAAGACCGGTATCTTGGAAATAAGCGAAGACAAGACTAAAGTCCGGAGGTCACCAAACAAGCCCTTACCAGAAGTGAATGATGATTACAAAGACGCTCTTAAACAGAAATCTGTGTACATG AAAGGTTTCCCCCTCGACACGTCCCTTGATGAGATTCAAGAGTGGCTGAATCCAAAAGGCACCATCGAAAACATTCAGATGAGGAGAACCCTGCAAAGGCAGTTCAAG gGATCCGTGTTCATCTGTTTTGACACAGAGGAGTCGTCCAAGCTGTTCCTAGAACGTTCAGACATAAAATCCTTCAAAGACAACGAGATGCTTGTGTTATCAAG AGAAGCCTACCATGTAAAGAAAACCGAAGAGAGAAAACAACTCAAAGCAGAGACGAAAGCAAAGGCTAAACA GAACGTGGAACAACAGCAGAAAAATGCAGAAGACAAAGAGATG GGTCTGCTTTTGGATGAACAGACAGGTTGCTTGTTGAAGTTTTCAGGAGAGCTCGAAGATGTTTCACGAGAGGACTTCCATGAATTGTTCTCGGGGCATGGAAAGATTAAGTGGGTTAATTTTACAAGAGGGGCCAAAGAG GGCACTCTCCTCTTCGACGGAAATGCGAAGGTGGCATTCGACAAAGCCAAGGAAGCCAGCGGAGGGGAATTGAAGATCAAGGACAACAGTGTGAACTGGCAGGTACTTGATGGAGACGAGGAGAAAGACGAACTGAAGAATATTATTGACGCACAGCAGGAGTCGTACAACCGCTCCAAAAACAGAG TTAGCAGAGGAAGATCAGGTGGTCGAGGAAGGGGGAGAGGTGGTcgaggaaggggaagaggaggtggaagagatGGAAGAGATCAAGGCAGAAGTCAGTACAAGGGCAAAAAGATGAAATTTGAAAGCGACGATGAGGACAACGACGAGA AACCAGTCGTCCCAAAGAGAGAACTAGAGGACAATGATGGTCCCGCAGCAAAGGTTCCCAAAACTGAAAACGGATCTTAG